One genomic segment of Microcella indica includes these proteins:
- the atpB gene encoding F0F1 ATP synthase subunit A: MTTVDGSDGPEFSGPSIGDFFPPAIFFEGNEFFQIDRIMLLRLVIAGLLILMFWLGTRRMSIVPGRFQGTIEMALDFVRINIAEDLLGKVDGKRFLPLLTTIFFLVLFLNLTGIVPGINIAGTSVIGLPLVLAAASYIAFVYAGLRKHPVAFFRNALFPPGVPWPLYIIVTPIELVSMFVLRPVTLTLRLLMNMVVGHLLLVLFFSASAFFMVDLGGWWIIAGVGTQAFGIVFTFFEILVSLLQAYVFTLLTAVYLQLALADEH, from the coding sequence GTGACGACCGTTGACGGTTCGGACGGGCCGGAGTTCAGTGGTCCCTCGATCGGTGACTTCTTCCCTCCGGCCATCTTCTTCGAAGGCAACGAGTTCTTCCAGATCGACCGCATCATGCTGCTGCGGCTCGTCATCGCGGGGCTCCTCATCCTCATGTTCTGGCTCGGCACGCGCCGCATGAGCATCGTGCCCGGCCGCTTCCAGGGCACGATCGAGATGGCGCTCGACTTCGTGCGCATCAACATCGCGGAAGACCTGCTCGGCAAGGTCGACGGCAAGCGGTTCCTGCCGCTTCTCACGACGATCTTCTTCCTCGTGCTGTTCCTCAACCTCACCGGCATCGTGCCGGGCATCAACATCGCGGGAACCTCCGTGATCGGCCTGCCGCTCGTGCTCGCCGCGGCCTCGTACATCGCTTTCGTCTACGCGGGGCTGCGCAAGCATCCCGTGGCGTTCTTCCGCAACGCGCTCTTCCCGCCCGGCGTGCCGTGGCCGCTCTACATCATCGTGACGCCCATCGAGCTCGTCTCCATGTTCGTGCTGCGCCCCGTCACGCTCACGCTGCGACTGCTCATGAACATGGTCGTGGGTCACCTGCTGCTCGTGCTGTTCTTCTCGGCCTCCGCCTTCTTCATGGTCGACCTCGGTGGGTGGTGGATCATCGCGGGCGTCGGAACGCAGGCATTCGGCATCGTGTTCACGTTCTTCGAGATCCTCGTCTCGCTGCTCCAGGCCTACGTCTTCACTCTTCTCACCGCTGTCTACCTCCAGCTCGCGCTGGCGGACGAGCACTAA